One window from the genome of Acidihalobacter ferrooxydans encodes:
- a CDS encoding helix-turn-helix domain-containing protein, with translation MATTKRKSRILDEMHETARGLHGAGLISKRRMGEFDALCHLDVHEMPPQKIKSLREQAHVSQAVFAAVLNTSLSTVQKWEVGDKKPSGPSLKLLNLIERKGLEAVI, from the coding sequence ATGGCAACGACAAAGCGTAAGAGCCGAATTCTGGATGAGATGCACGAAACTGCGCGTGGGCTGCATGGCGCCGGCTTGATCAGCAAGCGGCGCATGGGCGAGTTCGATGCGCTGTGTCATCTCGATGTTCATGAGATGCCCCCGCAGAAGATCAAGTCACTGCGCGAGCAAGCTCATGTGAGCCAAGCGGTGTTTGCTGCCGTGCTGAATACCAGCTTGTCCACGGTGCAGAAGTGGGAGGTCGGCGACAAGAAGCCCAGCGGCCCATCTCTGAAGCTGCTGAATCTGATCGAGCGTAAAGGGCTGGAAGCCGTCATCTGA
- a CDS encoding type II toxin-antitoxin system RelE/ParE family toxin: MRSVFRIRTFTRWMRKAGLTDDALCEAVSEMAQGLVDADLGGHVVKKRVALPGQGKHGGARTIVATKMADRWFFLYGFGKNERANIDKDELKVFQEVAKELLGFDDRQLANALSAGEIVEVCDGNDKA, from the coding sequence ATGAGAAGCGTGTTCCGGATCCGAACCTTCACCCGCTGGATGCGAAAAGCGGGTTTGACAGACGATGCTCTGTGCGAAGCCGTTTCCGAGATGGCCCAAGGACTCGTCGATGCAGACCTGGGCGGTCATGTGGTGAAAAAGCGGGTCGCCCTGCCCGGGCAGGGCAAGCATGGTGGAGCCAGGACCATAGTGGCCACCAAGATGGCTGACCGCTGGTTCTTTCTGTACGGGTTCGGCAAGAACGAGCGAGCCAACATCGATAAAGACGAACTGAAGGTGTTCCAAGAGGTGGCAAAGGAATTGCTCGGATTCGATGATCGACAGCTGGCAAACGCCCTGTCGGCGGGTGAGATTGTGGAGGTGTGTGATGGCAACGACAAAGCGTAA
- a CDS encoding DUF6362 family protein, protein MAEWTIETVADRFIEAARTAHRLPPVRVQGYFNCWPAIKRMPWENLGAEPPVYRFPPDPAAIDRMLETIRWVQWLEEEQRHLVWMRAQRYPWKDICCRFACDRTTAWRRWQAALQQVADSLTGPSRGT, encoded by the coding sequence ATGGCTGAATGGACGATCGAGACCGTGGCCGACCGGTTCATCGAGGCAGCAAGAACCGCCCACCGCCTTCCTCCGGTTCGCGTGCAGGGCTACTTCAACTGCTGGCCGGCGATCAAACGCATGCCATGGGAAAACCTCGGCGCAGAGCCACCGGTCTACCGCTTTCCGCCCGACCCCGCGGCCATCGACCGGATGCTGGAGACCATACGGTGGGTTCAGTGGCTGGAAGAAGAACAGCGGCACCTCGTCTGGATGCGAGCACAACGATATCCGTGGAAGGACATCTGCTGCCGCTTTGCCTGTGACCGGACCACTGCCTGGCGTCGTTGGCAGGCGGCACTCCAGCAGGTGGCAGATTCGCTAACCGGCCCCAGTCGGGGAACTTGA
- a CDS encoding crossover junction endodeoxyribonuclease RuvC, protein MSLILALDLGTQTGWALRDRDGAVTSGSESFKPQRFEGGGMRYLRFKRWLTEIKQSCDGIDAVYFEEVRRHAGVDAAHAYGGFMAHLTAWCEHHQIPYQGVPVGTIKKHATGKGNANKDQMISAARLRGHAPADDNEADAIALLHWAVETQEV, encoded by the coding sequence ATGTCCTTGATCCTGGCATTGGATCTCGGCACCCAGACAGGCTGGGCACTGCGCGACCGCGATGGCGCAGTGACCAGTGGATCGGAATCCTTCAAGCCGCAGCGCTTCGAGGGTGGCGGCATGCGCTACCTGCGATTCAAGCGCTGGCTCACCGAGATCAAGCAGTCCTGCGACGGGATCGACGCCGTGTACTTCGAGGAGGTGCGCCGCCACGCCGGGGTCGATGCGGCACACGCCTACGGCGGCTTCATGGCCCACCTCACCGCATGGTGCGAGCACCACCAGATCCCGTACCAAGGCGTTCCGGTGGGCACGATCAAGAAGCACGCCACCGGCAAGGGCAACGCGAACAAGGATCAGATGATCAGCGCCGCCCGGTTGCGTGGCCACGCACCGGCTGACGACAACGAAGCCGATGCCATTGCACTGTTGCACTGGGCCGTCGAGACGCAGGAGGTGTGA
- a CDS encoding AAA family ATPase, which translates to MQVLPLAGPLLEFDMMADNIIWLDFNDAPGQRDELTSDTDALRAGLLDRLEAALHYLFPQGRIRGGKFYVGDADGNPGKSLVVELDGPRRGLWKDFSTDEGGDIIDLWARSQGRSARSDFPRIAAEIRKWLGIAAPVGTPMRRDVRSVPMDDLGAYTAKWDYLSPEGELIACVYRYDPPTGKEYRPWDVRARMWRAPDPRPLYNLPVISKAREVVVVEGEKCAAALIACDIAATTAMNGAKAPVDKTDWHPLAGKSVVIWPDRDVPGWDYAESAARACVAAGSTSVAILVPPTDKPPKWDAADAVDEGFDCAAFIAQGERRVVKAAAPSLPTFTLGELLDDNSPLPPDLISPRVLTPAGMLVFGGAPKVGKSDFLLSWLAHMAAGAAFLGMHPPRPLRVFYLQAEVQYHYLRERVKDVRLPSHRLLDARANFVATPQLRLVLDDAGLAQVIPAIAKAFGGEPPDIIAIDPIRNVFDGGDAGGENDNGAMLFFLSQRVERIRQAVNPDAGVILAHHTKKLGKKQFEEDPFQALAGAGSLRGYYSTGMLLFRPDETRTTRQLIFELRNGAGIPQRHVDKINGEWREVDANERLVMKDYGQRLDAERRRKRDAILQILFEEAGSGRCYTANQFAESFEGKAGLGGERTIRERVSALSTQGYIKYFRNAADYGLPSSGRTKFGYLCVEGMVLRLPAGDVDTATGELPMREHTVLPTHYKCPHSGASMPVEDPEVWVYHDELNDPEAS; encoded by the coding sequence GTGCAAGTTCTGCCCCTGGCAGGACCGCTGTTGGAGTTCGACATGATGGCCGACAACATCATCTGGCTCGACTTCAATGACGCGCCCGGGCAGCGCGACGAACTGACCTCCGACACCGATGCCTTGCGCGCTGGCTTGCTGGATCGACTTGAGGCCGCCCTCCACTACTTGTTTCCGCAGGGGCGCATCCGGGGTGGCAAGTTCTACGTCGGTGATGCCGATGGCAACCCGGGCAAGAGTCTAGTGGTTGAACTGGACGGACCACGGCGCGGCCTGTGGAAAGACTTCTCCACCGATGAGGGCGGCGACATCATCGATCTGTGGGCGCGCTCGCAGGGTCGATCCGCCCGCAGCGACTTCCCACGCATCGCCGCAGAGATCCGGAAGTGGCTCGGCATTGCGGCCCCGGTCGGCACGCCGATGCGCCGTGATGTTCGCAGTGTGCCGATGGACGACCTCGGCGCTTACACCGCCAAGTGGGACTATCTGTCACCCGAGGGCGAACTGATCGCCTGCGTCTACCGCTACGACCCACCGACGGGCAAGGAATATCGCCCCTGGGATGTTCGTGCCCGCATGTGGCGCGCGCCCGACCCCAGGCCGCTCTACAACCTCCCGGTCATCTCGAAGGCGCGAGAGGTCGTGGTGGTCGAAGGCGAGAAGTGTGCGGCTGCATTGATCGCCTGCGACATTGCGGCCACCACCGCGATGAACGGCGCCAAGGCTCCTGTCGACAAAACCGACTGGCATCCGTTGGCGGGGAAATCCGTGGTCATCTGGCCGGACCGGGATGTACCCGGCTGGGACTACGCCGAGAGCGCAGCGCGTGCTTGTGTGGCTGCGGGCAGCACATCCGTGGCCATCCTGGTGCCGCCCACCGACAAGCCACCCAAGTGGGACGCCGCAGACGCTGTCGACGAAGGGTTCGACTGCGCCGCATTCATCGCCCAAGGCGAACGCCGCGTGGTCAAGGCGGCGGCTCCCTCCCTGCCCACCTTCACGCTCGGCGAACTGCTCGACGATAACTCACCGCTGCCACCCGATCTGATCTCTCCGCGCGTGCTGACGCCGGCTGGCATGTTGGTGTTCGGCGGTGCGCCCAAGGTCGGCAAGAGTGACTTTCTGTTGTCGTGGCTGGCGCACATGGCGGCTGGCGCTGCTTTTCTGGGCATGCATCCACCCCGTCCGCTACGTGTGTTCTACCTGCAGGCCGAGGTCCAGTACCACTACCTGCGCGAGCGCGTGAAGGATGTCCGCCTGCCGTCCCATCGGCTTCTGGACGCCCGCGCCAATTTCGTGGCCACGCCGCAGTTGCGGCTGGTGCTCGATGACGCCGGTCTGGCGCAGGTGATCCCAGCGATCGCGAAGGCTTTTGGCGGCGAGCCTCCTGACATCATCGCCATCGATCCGATCCGCAACGTGTTCGACGGCGGCGATGCCGGTGGAGAGAACGACAACGGCGCCATGCTGTTCTTCCTCTCGCAGCGGGTGGAGCGGATTCGCCAGGCGGTCAATCCCGACGCCGGGGTGATCCTCGCTCACCACACCAAGAAGCTAGGCAAGAAGCAGTTTGAGGAGGACCCGTTCCAGGCACTAGCCGGCGCGGGAAGCCTGCGCGGTTACTACTCGACCGGCATGCTGCTGTTCCGACCCGATGAAACGCGCACCACTCGCCAGCTCATCTTCGAGCTGCGCAATGGCGCGGGTATCCCGCAACGGCACGTCGACAAGATCAATGGTGAGTGGCGGGAAGTCGACGCCAACGAGCGGTTGGTGATGAAGGACTACGGCCAGCGCTTGGATGCCGAGCGCCGCCGCAAACGCGACGCGATCCTTCAGATCCTGTTCGAGGAGGCCGGCAGCGGGCGCTGCTACACAGCCAACCAGTTCGCCGAATCTTTCGAGGGCAAGGCCGGTCTGGGCGGCGAGCGCACCATCCGCGAACGCGTCTCCGCGCTCTCGACGCAGGGCTACATCAAGTATTTCCGCAACGCGGCTGACTACGGTCTGCCCTCCAGCGGCCGCACCAAGTTCGGCTATCTCTGCGTAGAAGGCATGGTGCTGCGCTTGCCAGCTGGCGATGTCGACACGGCCACCGGCGAGCTGCCGATGCGCGAGCACACGGTGCTCCCCACCCACTACAAGTGCCCGCATTCCGGCGCCTCGATGCCTGTCGAGGACCCCGAGGTGTGGGTCTACCACGACGAACTGAACGACCCGGAGGCCTCATGA
- a CDS encoding PD-(D/E)XK nuclease family protein, which yields MLDFNHRPKIHEQIGVLIDTALSAERDTQPRRNYLGASRLGIACERALQYEYLQTPVDAGREIPGRVLRIFEVGHALEQLAIRWLRMAGFDLYTQKASGGQFGFSVAGGRIQGHVDGVLNSGPAELGMSYPALWECKTMNDKSWRDTVKRGVSKSKPVYAAQMAIYQAYMEASIPGISANPALFTAINKDSEEIWFELVPFDGGLAQRMSDRAVRVITATDSQELLPRHATTPTHVECKFCPWQDRCWSST from the coding sequence ATGCTGGACTTCAATCACCGCCCCAAGATCCATGAGCAGATCGGCGTGCTCATCGACACCGCGCTGAGCGCCGAACGTGACACCCAACCCCGGCGCAACTATCTCGGTGCGTCGCGATTGGGCATCGCCTGCGAGCGCGCGCTGCAATACGAGTATCTCCAAACCCCTGTCGATGCTGGAAGGGAAATCCCGGGTCGCGTGTTGCGCATCTTCGAGGTGGGACACGCGCTCGAACAGCTGGCGATTCGTTGGCTGCGCATGGCCGGATTCGATCTGTACACCCAAAAGGCCAGCGGCGGTCAGTTCGGCTTTTCCGTTGCAGGCGGCCGTATTCAAGGGCACGTCGATGGCGTCCTGAACAGCGGTCCCGCAGAGCTAGGAATGAGCTATCCGGCCCTGTGGGAGTGCAAGACCATGAACGATAAGTCCTGGCGGGACACGGTCAAGCGCGGCGTCAGCAAATCCAAACCGGTCTATGCCGCGCAGATGGCCATCTATCAGGCCTACATGGAGGCCAGCATTCCGGGTATCTCTGCGAACCCGGCGTTGTTCACCGCCATCAACAAGGACTCCGAAGAGATCTGGTTCGAGCTGGTGCCGTTCGACGGCGGCCTGGCGCAGCGTATGTCCGATCGCGCAGTTCGAGTCATCACGGCAACGGACAGCCAGGAACTGCTGCCGCGCCATGCCACCACGCCAACGCATGTCGAGTGCAAGTTCTGCCCCTGGCAGGACCGCTGTTGGAGTTCGACATGA
- a CDS encoding DUF6511 domain-containing protein produces MKCAVCSRKAKGFGYFNPRLPRSDPRRYSDRWVFCSMRCQNAFSRLMGKTGGHMIDPSDMELAAMASCLAPLGEYVGSIGMQRPLADYSKDEVLMLIDVVVTAYQEHMIVEHERMAEKDRAFLEERLARQGKPASTGVPF; encoded by the coding sequence GTGAAATGTGCAGTCTGCTCCCGCAAGGCCAAGGGATTCGGCTACTTCAATCCACGCCTGCCGCGCAGCGATCCACGCCGTTACTCGGATCGCTGGGTGTTCTGCTCCATGCGCTGTCAGAACGCCTTTTCACGGCTCATGGGAAAGACGGGAGGTCACATGATCGACCCGAGTGATATGGAACTGGCCGCCATGGCGTCCTGCCTGGCCCCGCTGGGTGAGTACGTGGGCTCCATCGGCATGCAGCGACCGCTGGCGGACTACAGCAAAGACGAAGTGCTGATGCTGATCGACGTTGTGGTGACCGCCTACCAGGAACACATGATCGTCGAGCACGAGCGGATGGCGGAGAAGGACCGCGCTTTTCTTGAGGAGCGACTCGCCCGCCAAGGCAAGCCGGCTTCGACGGGGGTGCCGTTCTGA